In Aureibaculum algae, the following are encoded in one genomic region:
- a CDS encoding DUF5689 domain-containing protein, with translation MKTIYKSVFFIFLAIVSCVQDDDYNIPTINDCDESNLTPTKTIEEIYNLTTSVTTQYNAPDIIEAYITSNDQSGNFYNELHFQTLDGTRGFSIPVDVADLYTIFNPGRKVSINLKNTFTQLNFESLEIGNLYVDERTKEESIGKITAANFKNVLVKTCDIVDEEQLVNKITLSEITDAHLNTLIELKDVQFEDAALGKTLYDINTDVGGGTNYIIEDISNSSISFRTSAFTNFGSTQVPNGNGSIRGVLTKFSNTYQILIRDIDDVQLNNERKRIGFAESIGGIKTNIIDVRDLFTGTDSKITDDLYIEGIITMSGIDENNMSDRNAFIQDESGAIALRMSSASSLRSGYQVKINLKDAVLGSLRGLLQANIVQYKQVLFVADNVALPDPNTITIEELNTGNYEAQLVSIDNVQFEEEEGTYKGNIPLTDCKKTVVVLTISTATFANEEYQKGNGKIIGIASTYTDPVLLLKNLEGTVNMTGSRCVPTGDITNKVFISEIADPDNNTNARFIEIYNADSKPIDLTAWTLNRYTNESNTVSSSMDLSGITLEVGQAFVIAVNDVEFEAVFGFAPDMDGISTGPAGSNGDDNITLVDPNGTIIDIFGRIGEDGSGTNHEFEDGRALRNPSITQGNPVYTFSEWQLWNDTGAEGTTKLPQTAPGDFTPGVR, from the coding sequence ATGAAGACAATCTATAAATCTGTATTCTTTATCTTCCTTGCCATAGTTTCATGTGTACAAGATGATGATTATAATATTCCAACTATTAATGATTGTGATGAATCTAATTTAACTCCAACAAAAACAATTGAAGAAATATATAATTTGACAACTAGCGTAACTACACAATATAATGCTCCTGATATAATTGAAGCGTATATAACTTCTAACGATCAATCCGGTAATTTCTATAATGAATTACACTTTCAAACGCTCGACGGAACTCGTGGATTCAGTATTCCTGTTGATGTGGCCGATTTATACACCATTTTTAATCCCGGTAGAAAAGTTTCCATAAACCTCAAAAACACCTTTACACAATTAAATTTTGAGAGCTTAGAAATTGGTAATTTATATGTTGATGAACGCACTAAAGAAGAATCTATTGGTAAAATTACGGCTGCAAACTTTAAAAATGTGTTGGTAAAAACTTGTGATATTGTTGACGAAGAACAACTCGTTAATAAAATAACACTTAGTGAAATTACGGATGCCCATCTAAATACGTTAATAGAATTGAAGGATGTTCAATTTGAAGACGCAGCCCTTGGTAAAACTTTATATGATATAAATACTGATGTTGGTGGTGGCACCAATTATATAATCGAAGACATTTCAAATTCGTCAATTTCATTTAGAACCAGTGCCTTTACAAATTTTGGATCAACGCAAGTTCCAAACGGTAATGGATCTATAAGAGGTGTTTTAACTAAGTTTAGTAATACCTATCAAATACTGATAAGAGATATTGACGATGTGCAACTTAATAATGAAAGAAAACGCATCGGTTTTGCTGAAAGTATTGGTGGAATTAAAACAAATATAATTGATGTTCGAGATTTATTCACAGGTACCGATTCTAAAATTACCGATGACCTTTATATTGAGGGTATAATTACCATGTCTGGAATTGATGAAAATAATATGTCAGATCGCAATGCTTTTATTCAAGATGAATCTGGAGCCATTGCTTTACGAATGTCATCAGCAAGCTCATTACGCAGTGGGTATCAGGTAAAAATTAACTTAAAAGATGCTGTTCTTGGAAGTTTAAGAGGATTATTACAAGCAAATATTGTTCAATATAAACAGGTTTTATTTGTTGCTGATAATGTAGCTCTACCAGATCCAAATACGATAACAATAGAAGAGCTTAATACGGGGAATTACGAAGCTCAATTGGTGAGTATTGACAATGTTCAATTTGAAGAGGAAGAGGGAACATATAAAGGTAATATACCTTTGACCGATTGTAAAAAAACAGTGGTTGTTTTAACCATTTCTACAGCTACGTTTGCCAATGAAGAATATCAAAAAGGCAATGGGAAAATTATTGGAATAGCCTCAACATATACAGATCCTGTGCTATTGCTTAAAAATTTAGAGGGCACCGTAAATATGACGGGATCTAGATGTGTACCTACAGGAGATATAACCAATAAAGTTTTTATTTCAGAAATAGCAGATCCAGATAATAATACGAATGCTCGTTTTATAGAAATTTATAATGCAGATTCCAAACCCATCGACTTAACCGCATGGACGCTCAATAGATATACCAATGAAAGCAATACCGTTTCATCATCTATGGACCTTAGCGGAATAACCCTTGAAGTAGGACAAGCCTTTGTAATAGCAGTAAATGATGTTGAATTTGAAGCTGTTTTTGGTTTTGCCCCTGATATGGATGGCATAAGCACGGGGCCAGCAGGTTCAAACGGCGATGACAACATTACTCTTGTTGACCCTAATGGAACTATTATTGATATTTTTGGAAGAATAGGAGAAGACGGATCTGGAACCAACCATGAATTTGAAGATGGCAGAGCTTTACGGAATCCTTCAATTACTCAAGGAAACCCAGTATATACATTTAGTGAATGGCAACTATGGAATGATACGGGTGCAGAAGGCACAACCAAACTGCCACAAACTGCACCAGGAGATTTTACACCAGGTGTTAGATAG
- a CDS encoding Fic family protein, whose product MNPPYDITSRILKLITSISEKLGQINASFLDKPSTSLRKQNKIRTIHSSLKIEGNTLTEEQITAILANKRVIGPQKDIKEVINAIKVYDAILDYKPNDEKSFLRAHKMLMADLIEKPGNYRKQGVGIVKGNKVEHLAPPYENVPFLMKDLFQYLKSEEIELIKSCVFHYEMEFIHPFIDGNGRMGRLWQTLILMAKYPVFEYIPFETLISNDQQKYYKALADCDKVGKSTKFIEYMLDVINESLSSLLIFNNRTFNTKQRLEYFESLDIVEFTRKDYMDIFKDISSSTASRDLKKGIELGLLIKSGENNKTKYKIIGF is encoded by the coding sequence ATGAATCCACCATATGATATTACTTCGCGAATATTAAAATTAATAACATCTATTTCTGAAAAATTAGGACAGATAAATGCTAGTTTTTTAGACAAACCATCTACATCATTAAGAAAGCAAAATAAAATAAGAACAATTCACTCTTCATTGAAAATAGAAGGAAATACACTTACAGAAGAACAAATAACAGCAATACTTGCAAATAAAAGAGTCATAGGGCCTCAAAAGGATATTAAAGAGGTAATAAATGCAATTAAAGTTTATGATGCTATTCTTGATTATAAACCTAATGACGAAAAATCTTTCTTAAGAGCTCATAAAATGTTGATGGCTGACTTAATTGAAAAGCCAGGGAATTATAGAAAACAAGGAGTTGGAATTGTTAAGGGCAACAAAGTTGAACATTTAGCTCCTCCTTACGAAAATGTTCCTTTTTTAATGAAAGATTTATTTCAATATCTTAAAAGTGAAGAAATTGAATTAATTAAAAGTTGTGTTTTTCATTATGAAATGGAATTCATACACCCTTTTATTGATGGGAATGGAAGAATGGGAAGATTATGGCAAACTTTAATATTAATGGCAAAATATCCTGTTTTTGAATATATTCCGTTCGAAACATTGATAAGTAACGACCAACAAAAATATTACAAAGCCTTAGCCGATTGTGATAAAGTGGGGAAATCGACAAAATTCATAGAGTATATGTTAGATGTAATCAATGAATCTCTTTCAAGTTTATTAATCTTTAATAATAGAACTTTTAATACAAAGCAAAGGTTAGAATATTTTGAATCTCTAGATATTGTAGAGTTTACTAGAAAGGATTATATGGATATCTTTAAAGATATTTCATCTTCTACTGCAAGTAGAGATTTAAAAAAAGGAATTGAGCTAGGTTTATTAATTAAAAGCGGTGAAAATAATAAAACGAAGTATAAAATTATTGGGTTCTAA
- a CDS encoding GyrI-like domain-containing protein gives MQQPKIINIQDRKLIGLSLQTFLAENKTFELWRTFKPRVKEINNRVHTGYYSIQVYNHDFDIRQFTPNIIFEKWAATEVSDFDDTPEGLKDFTLPGGDYAVFIHKGTPQQFPKTASFIYDEWLPKSKYTLDNRPHFEYIPENNKPNDPNAEEEVWIPIKLK, from the coding sequence ATGCAGCAACCAAAAATTATAAACATACAAGACAGAAAGCTTATTGGTCTATCACTACAAACTTTCTTAGCAGAAAATAAAACCTTTGAATTATGGAGAACCTTTAAACCCCGTGTAAAAGAAATAAATAACAGAGTACATACAGGTTATTATTCAATACAGGTTTACAATCACGATTTTGATATACGGCAATTTACTCCCAATATCATTTTTGAAAAATGGGCCGCCACTGAGGTTTCCGATTTTGATGATACCCCAGAAGGTTTAAAAGATTTTACCTTACCAGGAGGAGACTATGCTGTTTTTATTCATAAAGGGACACCTCAACAGTTTCCGAAAACAGCATCATTTATTTATGATGAATGGTTGCCAAAATCAAAGTATACATTAGATAACCGACCACATTTTGAATACATTCCTGAAAACAATAAACCCAATGACCCTAATGCCGAAGAAGAAGTTTGGATACCTATTAAATTGAAATAA
- a CDS encoding DUF2255 family protein, giving the protein MSFPKDLYNYLTNNSLIEIKGGLERKTFLSIWMVAVEDRIFARSWNKSNKSWFTEILKTGIGQIKYSDKIISITGKKLNADNDVNSLIDQAYLEKYIQKENINYAEGITQPEYSDYTMEFFYKQI; this is encoded by the coding sequence ATGAGTTTCCCAAAAGATTTATACAATTACTTAACCAATAATTCCTTAATAGAAATTAAAGGGGGTTTAGAACGGAAAACATTTTTAAGTATTTGGATGGTTGCTGTAGAAGATAGAATATTTGCAAGAAGTTGGAATAAAAGCAATAAAAGTTGGTTTACTGAAATATTAAAAACTGGAATTGGTCAAATTAAATATAGCGATAAAATCATTAGCATAACAGGCAAAAAATTAAATGCCGATAATGACGTAAATTCATTAATTGATCAAGCTTATTTAGAAAAATATATTCAAAAAGAAAATATTAATTATGCAGAAGGAATTACTCAACCTGAATATTCAGATTATACAATGGAATTTTTTTATAAACAAATTTAG
- a CDS encoding glycoside hydrolase family 16 protein, whose amino-acid sequence MKLTLMFTVGLLFNIYNLQSQITNNYIHIQKENKPKKDWKIIWQDDFNNAELDTTKWTKIPPNNADWGNYMTDDPLCYDFKDGKLYLKGIKNTDTIKDPRPYLTGGIYTKGKFAYQYGKIEIHAKLESAQGAWPAMWMLAETKKYGKYPKNGEIDLMEHLSFEDQVYQTTHSYYTLELKQKDNPPYYTTTKVDVSKYNTYGLEWSPDKLVYTINSKPTITYPKLDNVDKSQWPFDQPFYLLIDQQLGGSWVGEVNPDDLPVNMVVDWVKVYQ is encoded by the coding sequence ATGAAACTAACACTCATGTTCACAGTAGGATTGCTTTTTAATATTTACAACCTTCAATCGCAAATAACAAATAATTACATCCACATTCAAAAAGAGAATAAACCCAAAAAAGATTGGAAAATCATTTGGCAAGACGACTTTAACAACGCTGAATTAGATACCACAAAATGGACAAAAATTCCACCAAATAATGCTGATTGGGGAAATTATATGACTGATGACCCTCTTTGTTACGACTTTAAGGATGGTAAACTGTATTTAAAAGGTATAAAAAATACAGATACTATTAAAGATCCAAGGCCTTATTTAACTGGTGGAATTTATACAAAAGGTAAGTTTGCCTACCAATATGGAAAAATAGAAATTCATGCTAAATTAGAATCCGCTCAAGGAGCTTGGCCTGCAATGTGGATGCTCGCTGAAACAAAAAAATACGGAAAATATCCCAAAAATGGCGAAATCGACTTAATGGAACACCTCAGTTTTGAAGATCAGGTATATCAAACTACACATTCTTATTACACGTTAGAATTAAAACAAAAAGATAATCCGCCTTATTACACTACTACCAAAGTTGATGTCTCTAAATACAATACCTATGGCTTAGAATGGTCTCCAGATAAACTTGTATATACCATAAACAGCAAACCAACAATTACATACCCTAAATTAGATAATGTAGATAAGAGCCAATGGCCTTTCGATCAGCCTTTTTACCTGTTAATTGATCAGCAATTGGGTGGTTCTTGGGTAGGAGAAGTAAATCCGGACGATTTACCTGTAAATATGGTTGTTGATTGGGTTAAGGTGTATCAATAA
- a CDS encoding peroxiredoxin — protein sequence MATLRLGDTAPNFTAQSSIGELNLHEYLGDSWGILFSHPADFTPVCTTELGTTAKYKPEFDKRNVKMIALSVDGVQSHKEWIKDINETQQTEVNFPIIADEDRNVSTLYDMIHPKADNSLTVRSVFIIAPDKTIKLILTYPASTGRNFKELLRVIDSLQLTAYHKVATPANWEQGDDVVVSPAIATEDAKKIFTKGVTEIKPYLRMTPQPNL from the coding sequence ATGGCAACTTTACGATTAGGAGATACTGCTCCAAATTTTACAGCTCAGAGCTCAATAGGTGAACTGAATTTACACGAATATTTGGGAGACAGTTGGGGAATATTATTTTCTCACCCCGCTGATTTCACTCCAGTTTGTACAACAGAATTAGGTACAACTGCCAAGTACAAACCTGAATTTGACAAACGCAATGTAAAAATGATTGCATTGAGCGTAGACGGTGTACAATCGCATAAAGAATGGATAAAAGACATTAATGAAACACAGCAAACGGAAGTTAATTTTCCTATAATTGCAGATGAAGACAGAAATGTCTCTACGTTGTATGACATGATTCACCCAAAGGCTGATAACAGTTTAACAGTACGTTCTGTTTTTATTATTGCACCCGATAAAACCATTAAATTGATTTTAACTTATCCTGCATCAACAGGTAGAAATTTTAAAGAATTATTGCGTGTGATAGATTCATTGCAACTTACTGCTTATCATAAAGTAGCCACTCCTGCAAACTGGGAACAAGGTGATGATGTCGTTGTAAGTCCGGCAATTGCAACAGAAGACGCTAAAAAAATATTTACAAAAGGTGTTACCGAAATAAAACCCTATTTGAGAATGACACCTCAACCAAATTTATAA
- a CDS encoding endonuclease/exonuclease/phosphatase family protein: MTEDKEKHNLYSIAFYNLENLFDISNTDNVLDRDFTPTGRNKWNKKRYLRKLKQLSTVIAQIGEKETGFSPAVIGIAEVENKQVITDLLGTEALQHKGYEIIHFNSPDERGVDVAFLYRPHVFDFIHAEPITLAVDNLDGVLDQTRDVLLVKGKLEGKLIYFFVNHWPSRREDGDTQYKRVKAAELIHQSIEKIKLETPNPNIIIMGDFNDDPTNASIKQHLVTEDFYNPYESIFDKGFGTLTYRRQWHLFDQIILSKNLMNASELTYKEAHVFDEEFLKEWKGKHKGRPFRTYIGPWFQGGYSDHFPVYIILKNNKP, encoded by the coding sequence TTGACGGAAGACAAAGAGAAGCACAATTTATATTCTATTGCATTTTACAATCTTGAAAACTTATTTGATATTTCGAATACAGATAATGTATTGGATAGAGATTTTACACCTACAGGTAGAAATAAATGGAATAAGAAACGGTACCTCAGAAAATTAAAGCAATTAAGTACTGTAATTGCCCAAATTGGAGAGAAAGAAACCGGATTTTCGCCAGCCGTTATTGGTATTGCAGAAGTAGAAAATAAGCAGGTAATTACAGATTTGTTAGGTACTGAGGCCTTGCAACATAAAGGTTATGAAATAATACATTTTAATTCGCCCGATGAACGTGGTGTTGATGTGGCTTTTTTATACAGACCTCATGTTTTTGATTTTATACATGCCGAGCCAATTACACTTGCAGTTGATAATTTGGACGGTGTTTTAGACCAAACGAGAGACGTTTTATTAGTGAAGGGCAAGCTGGAAGGTAAACTCATTTACTTTTTTGTAAACCATTGGCCTTCTCGGAGAGAGGATGGAGATACTCAATATAAAAGAGTTAAAGCAGCAGAATTAATTCACCAATCTATCGAAAAAATTAAGCTGGAAACACCAAACCCAAACATTATTATTATGGGTGATTTTAACGATGACCCCACAAATGCAAGTATTAAACAACATTTAGTAACAGAAGATTTTTACAACCCTTACGAATCTATATTTGATAAGGGATTTGGCACATTAACCTATAGAAGGCAATGGCATCTTTTTGATCAAATAATTTTGAGTAAAAATTTGATGAATGCCTCTGAATTAACTTATAAAGAAGCTCATGTTTTTGATGAAGAGTTTTTAAAAGAATGGAAAGGAAAACATAAAGGAAGACCGTTTAGAACTTATATTGGTCCTTGGTTTCAAGGAGGATATAGTGATCATTTTCCAGTCTATATTATTCTAAAAAACAATAAACCCTAA